The uncultured Hyphomonas sp. genome includes a window with the following:
- a CDS encoding BolA family transcriptional regulator, protein MSREILMEHLTEAFPEAEIILTDLAGDNDHWQAEIVSPQFAGIPRVKQHQMVYAALKGKMGGELHALALKTRAP, encoded by the coding sequence ATGTCGCGCGAAATTCTTATGGAGCACCTGACGGAAGCCTTCCCTGAAGCCGAAATCATTCTCACCGATCTCGCAGGTGACAATGACCACTGGCAGGCCGAAATTGTCAGCCCGCAATTCGCCGGCATTCCGCGCGTGAAACAGCACCAGATGGTCTATGCAGCACTGAAGGGAAAGATGGGCGGCGAGCTGCATGCGCTTGCCCTTAAAACCCGCGCGCCCTGA